The proteins below come from a single Phorcysia thermohydrogeniphila genomic window:
- the panC gene encoding pantoate--beta-alanine ligase yields the protein MRVVRSVKEMQSISETLRKTGKTIGFIPTMGYLHDGHMSLVERARKENDVVVMSIFVNPVQFAPGEDFERYPRDIERDKKIAQEKGVDYLFVPEVSEMYPEGYSTYVEVEGITEVLCGAKRPGHFRGVATVVTKLFNIVKPHRAYFGKKDFQQLKVIERLVRDLNFDVEVIGCPIVREEDGLAMSSRNVYLSPEERESATSLYRALKLAKELIEKGERNPETIKSKMEEFILSHPHVKAIDYIEIVDSETLKPVDEIKEGTLIALAVFVGNARLIDNWVVGERI from the coding sequence ATGAGAGTTGTAAGAAGCGTGAAGGAGATGCAGTCAATATCTGAAACCTTGCGGAAAACGGGAAAGACGATTGGCTTCATCCCAACGATGGGATACCTACACGACGGCCACATGAGCTTGGTAGAGCGCGCCCGTAAGGAAAACGACGTTGTCGTTATGAGCATCTTCGTGAACCCTGTCCAGTTTGCGCCGGGAGAGGATTTTGAAAGATACCCGAGGGACATAGAGAGGGACAAAAAAATTGCACAGGAGAAGGGCGTGGACTACCTCTTTGTTCCAGAAGTTTCGGAGATGTACCCAGAGGGCTACTCTACCTACGTTGAAGTGGAGGGAATTACAGAAGTCCTCTGCGGGGCGAAGAGGCCGGGACATTTTAGGGGCGTTGCAACGGTAGTTACAAAGCTCTTCAATATCGTTAAACCCCACAGGGCTTACTTTGGTAAAAAGGACTTTCAGCAACTAAAGGTAATAGAGAGGCTCGTAAGAGATTTAAACTTTGACGTTGAAGTTATCGGCTGCCCCATAGTCAGAGAAGAGGACGGCCTCGCAATGAGCTCCCGTAACGTCTACCTCTCTCCAGAGGAGAGGGAATCTGCAACATCGCTTTACAGAGCTCTAAAGCTTGCAAAGGAGCTCATAGAGAAAGGAGAAAGAAACCCAGAAACTATAAAGTCAAAGATGGAGGAGTTTATCCTCTCCCATCCCCACGTAAAGGCCATTGACTACATAGAGATAGTAGACTCAGAGACCCTTAAGCCTGTTGACGAAATTAAAGAGGGAACGCTCATAGCCCTTGCAGTCTTTGTGGGCAACGCAAGGCTTATAGATAACTGGGTTGTCGGTGAAAGAATTTAA
- a CDS encoding secondary thiamine-phosphate synthase enzyme YjbQ translates to MVYEISLKTTGRTQFVDITRQVEGIVLQSGVKKGICVVYVPHTTAAVTINENADPTVKKDIKTMLDKLIPWREPFYEHAEGNSAAHIKSSLVGCSETVIIQDGRLLLGTWQGIFFCEFDGPRTRKVYVKVIAG, encoded by the coding sequence ATGGTTTACGAAATTTCCCTTAAAACAACTGGAAGAACCCAGTTTGTTGACATCACAAGACAGGTTGAAGGCATCGTCCTTCAGTCTGGAGTTAAGAAAGGAATCTGCGTTGTTTACGTTCCCCATACAACTGCAGCCGTAACGATTAACGAAAACGCAGACCCCACAGTTAAGAAGGACATTAAAACAATGCTGGATAAGCTAATCCCGTGGAGAGAGCCTTTTTACGAGCATGCAGAAGGGAACTCTGCTGCCCACATAAAGTCTTCACTCGTAGGGTGCAGTGAAACGGTTATCATTCAGGACGGAAGGCTTCTCCTTGGAACGTGGCAGGGAATTTTCTTCTGCGAGTTTGACGGTCCAAGAACCCGTAAAGTCTACGTAAAGGTTATCGCCGGTTAA
- a CDS encoding MTH1187 family thiamine-binding protein produces the protein MSVLVEFSMFPTDKGESVSAYVSRIIRMIDESGIPYQLTSMGTVFETETIEEALEIIKKAYKELEPDCNRVYSVVKFDIRKGKENRLVQKIKSIETKLGREVSK, from the coding sequence ATGTCAGTTCTAGTTGAATTTTCCATGTTTCCCACCGATAAAGGGGAAAGCGTGAGTGCTTACGTCTCAAGGATAATAAGGATGATTGATGAAAGCGGTATTCCCTACCAGCTAACTTCCATGGGAACGGTCTTTGAGACAGAAACTATTGAGGAAGCCCTTGAAATCATCAAGAAGGCCTACAAGGAGCTTGAGCCGGACTGCAACAGGGTTTACTCCGTCGTGAAGTTTGACATTAGGAAAGGGAAGGAGAACCGACTCGTCCAGAAGATAAAGTCCATTGAGACAAAGCTGGGAAGGGAAGTTAGTAAGTAG
- a CDS encoding helicase HerA-like domain-containing protein encodes MAQPIGFAIGEPTTREVEFISSSNVQLGDYVELSYEGHRVLGFIKEIKRVNRKLTDDLDPEDIEQLRKLTGRDSFFRGRISLLGDVDRKMFIPRVPPEPGTQIYPASRETLEKVFGKEDEGKIHIGHLLTRNDVNVYLDIDSIVSRHLAVLAVTGGGKSNTVSVIIEGLLEKDGTVLVFDMHGEYVNFSFTKNGKPAVRRIDVLLNPVRLSYHEFRIFANVDDSAYIQDRYLRRAFKQVVEEIRNGETPASDFWARLLLELQSYRTDEAFKDDWKSITGVINKVEDMQEFYGELFDTLHPPIVEQIEFGKLNVIDLSHVDEKIADIVVSHVLRNILEKRKAFVRGEGGGLEFPVFMVLEEAHILASSTLNTRSRYWISRIAREGRKFGLGLCLVTQRPKALDSNALSQANNMIILRLVEPGDQRHVQQASESLSSDLVEQLPSLNVGEALVMGKMIPVPALVKIRLAKAKKSGNDISAVEEWKKYREKFERDRKELSDFSILGDTEF; translated from the coding sequence ATGGCACAGCCTATCGGCTTTGCAATTGGGGAGCCTACAACGAGGGAGGTAGAGTTTATAAGTTCAAGTAACGTTCAACTCGGCGATTACGTGGAGCTCTCCTACGAAGGCCACAGAGTTCTCGGCTTCATTAAAGAAATAAAGAGGGTTAACAGAAAGTTAACCGATGACCTTGACCCAGAGGATATAGAGCAGTTAAGGAAGCTAACCGGAAGGGATTCCTTCTTTAGGGGAAGGATTTCTCTCTTAGGGGACGTAGACAGAAAAATGTTTATCCCCAGAGTTCCCCCGGAGCCGGGGACCCAAATCTATCCGGCCTCCCGCGAAACCCTTGAGAAGGTCTTCGGAAAAGAAGACGAGGGGAAGATTCACATAGGCCACCTTTTAACGAGGAATGACGTTAACGTTTACCTTGACATAGACAGCATAGTGAGCAGACACCTTGCCGTCTTAGCCGTTACAGGGGGAGGAAAGTCAAACACAGTTTCTGTGATTATTGAGGGACTCCTTGAAAAGGACGGAACTGTCTTGGTCTTTGACATGCACGGCGAATACGTGAACTTCTCCTTTACCAAAAACGGAAAACCTGCAGTAAGGCGTATAGACGTCCTACTCAACCCCGTAAGGCTCAGCTACCACGAGTTTAGGATATTTGCAAACGTTGATGACAGCGCCTACATACAGGACAGGTACTTAAGGAGGGCCTTTAAGCAGGTAGTTGAGGAGATAAGGAACGGGGAGACTCCAGCCTCAGACTTTTGGGCAAGGTTACTGCTGGAGCTCCAGTCCTACAGAACCGACGAGGCCTTTAAGGACGACTGGAAGTCCATCACCGGCGTTATAAACAAGGTTGAGGATATGCAGGAGTTTTACGGGGAGCTCTTTGACACCCTCCACCCTCCAATCGTTGAGCAGATAGAGTTTGGAAAGCTCAACGTAATAGACCTTTCCCACGTTGACGAGAAAATCGCCGATATCGTTGTAAGCCACGTTCTAAGGAACATTCTTGAAAAGAGAAAGGCCTTTGTCAGGGGAGAAGGAGGAGGTCTTGAATTCCCAGTCTTTATGGTTCTTGAAGAAGCCCACATACTCGCCTCATCAACTCTGAACACCCGCTCCCGCTACTGGATCTCAAGGATAGCAAGGGAAGGAAGAAAGTTTGGCCTTGGACTCTGCCTCGTCACCCAGAGGCCAAAAGCCCTTGACTCAAACGCTTTATCTCAGGCAAACAACATGATAATTCTCAGGCTCGTTGAGCCGGGAGACCAGAGACACGTCCAGCAGGCCTCAGAGTCCTTAAGCTCAGACCTTGTAGAGCAGCTTCCCTCACTAAACGTCGGAGAAGCCCTCGTTATGGGAAAGATGATACCCGTTCCTGCACTTGTTAAGATTAGACTTGCAAAAGCGAAAAAGAGTGGCAACGATATCAGCGCAGTTGAGGAGTGGAAAAAATACAGAGAGAAGTTTGAAAGAGATAGAAAAGAACTTAGCGACTTCTCCATCTTAGGAGACACGGAGTTTTAA
- a CDS encoding cation diffusion facilitator family transporter, translating into MDIVKEKKQIALYSVLLNLFLSLMKITVGFLAGSTSLVADGIHSVADLAAALSVYAGIVIANMKLKEFPYGLYKVENIISLASAFAIFFAGYEIARDVLFSGQVMEIKNLPLAVAAIFVTIVVTYLFSRYERRKGEELNSPSLIADSEHIKTDMLSSVVVLAGIIGNYAGYPIVEKLAVLIVVVFIFHSGYEIMVEALKVLLDASVDRETLEKIEKILQSHPLITSVKSVTGRSSGSYRFIEAEVCIATNSLEKAHNIVHELEEKVKRDVPFIEKIIIHFEPEERKEFVYAIPVEGDRVCSKFGECPEILLLKKSNGDIEILQRLKNPAVNLKYGKCIELVEFLVSKGVNCIAVNSLPVGKGVIFALSNYGIGMTLIPEENLNAFLKELREKPCEPPLAVWNRYACDINGGGERETPRPSGQR; encoded by the coding sequence ATGGACATCGTAAAGGAAAAGAAACAGATAGCCCTATACTCTGTTCTCTTAAACCTATTCCTATCACTCATGAAGATAACCGTCGGTTTCCTCGCAGGTTCAACTTCCTTAGTAGCCGACGGTATCCACTCAGTAGCAGACCTTGCTGCAGCTCTCTCCGTCTACGCAGGCATAGTTATCGCCAACATGAAGCTAAAGGAGTTCCCCTACGGGCTCTACAAAGTTGAAAACATCATCTCCCTTGCAAGCGCCTTTGCAATCTTCTTTGCAGGCTACGAGATAGCAAGGGACGTTCTCTTCAGCGGGCAGGTAATGGAGATAAAGAACCTGCCTTTAGCTGTAGCCGCAATATTCGTTACCATCGTTGTTACGTACCTCTTTTCCCGTTACGAGAGGAGAAAAGGAGAAGAGCTCAACTCACCAAGCCTTATAGCCGACTCAGAGCACATAAAAACGGATATGCTCTCCTCTGTAGTAGTCCTTGCCGGTATTATCGGTAACTACGCCGGCTATCCAATAGTTGAAAAGTTGGCCGTCCTCATCGTTGTCGTCTTCATCTTCCACTCCGGATACGAGATAATGGTTGAAGCGCTAAAGGTTCTCCTTGACGCATCAGTTGACAGGGAAACCTTAGAGAAGATAGAGAAGATACTACAGTCTCACCCTCTAATAACCTCTGTGAAATCTGTAACGGGTAGGAGCTCCGGCAGCTACCGTTTTATAGAGGCAGAAGTCTGCATTGCTACAAACAGCTTAGAGAAAGCCCACAACATCGTCCACGAGCTGGAAGAAAAGGTAAAGAGGGACGTTCCCTTCATAGAGAAGATAATCATTCACTTTGAACCAGAAGAGAGGAAAGAGTTTGTATACGCAATTCCCGTTGAAGGAGATAGGGTCTGTAGCAAGTTTGGAGAGTGCCCAGAAATCCTTCTCCTTAAAAAGAGCAACGGAGATATTGAAATCCTGCAGAGATTAAAAAATCCAGCGGTAAACCTTAAGTACGGCAAGTGCATTGAGCTCGTTGAGTTCTTGGTCTCAAAAGGAGTAAACTGTATAGCCGTTAACTCCCTCCCAGTAGGAAAGGGCGTGATATTCGCCCTATCCAACTACGGAATCGGAATGACACTAATTCCAGAAGAAAACCTCAACGCTTTCCTGAAAGAGCTAAGAGAGAAACCGTGCGAGCCCCCCCTTGCCGTCTGGAACAGGTACGCCTGTGACATCAACGGAGGAGGTGAACGTGAAACCCCACGACCTTCTGGCCAGAGATAG
- a CDS encoding NYN domain-containing protein — MKPHDLLARDSMQSHLNVAVFVDMQNIYYGAKNTLRKKVDFKRLLHIGVRGRRLYRAIAYLINLDRVNQDSFIYVLRNLGYEVKLKEPKKFYNWDRVEYKADWDMGIAIDAIAMAENGKIDVVVLMSGDGDFVDLVNFLKAKGIKVEVISFRTITAKELIQAANEYIDLEEMGEYIVLEEKDDEVGDNSSRSFRS; from the coding sequence GTGAAACCCCACGACCTTCTGGCCAGAGATAGTATGCAGTCCCACCTAAACGTGGCCGTCTTTGTTGACATGCAGAACATCTATTACGGCGCAAAGAACACTCTTAGGAAGAAAGTTGACTTTAAAAGGCTTCTCCACATCGGAGTAAGGGGACGGAGGCTCTACAGGGCAATTGCCTACCTCATAAACCTTGACAGGGTAAATCAGGACAGCTTTATCTACGTCCTCAGAAACCTCGGCTATGAAGTCAAACTAAAAGAGCCCAAAAAGTTCTACAACTGGGACAGGGTAGAGTACAAAGCAGACTGGGACATGGGAATTGCCATTGACGCCATTGCTATGGCAGAAAACGGAAAAATAGACGTAGTTGTCCTAATGAGTGGCGACGGGGACTTTGTTGACCTTGTAAATTTTTTAAAAGCAAAAGGTATAAAGGTTGAAGTTATCTCCTTCAGGACGATAACGGCAAAAGAGCTCATTCAGGCTGCAAACGAGTACATAGACTTAGAGGAGATGGGAGAATACATAGTCTTAGAGGAGAAGGACGATGAAGTTGGTGACAATTCCAGCAGGAGCTTTCGTAGTTAA
- a CDS encoding MBL fold metallo-hydrolase, translating into MKLVTIPAGAFVVNTLLLWDEETKEAAIVDPGDRQAVEEIEDLVSRHDLKVKYIINTHEHPDHTAANAWAKLSFKEAKLLMHPLAAENLNYWTESEVGELAGAEYSPQPDEVVNDGDVIKIGNLSLEVIHAPGHSPGSIVLFSPETNVAIVGDLIFKGSIGRYDLPMSDYTTLKRSIVKVLNRLNPDTTIIPGHGPKTTVRTEVAENPFIREFLG; encoded by the coding sequence ATGAAGTTGGTGACAATTCCAGCAGGAGCTTTCGTAGTTAACACCCTTTTACTCTGGGACGAAGAGACAAAAGAGGCCGCCATTGTTGACCCGGGCGATAGGCAGGCAGTAGAGGAGATAGAGGACCTCGTTTCCCGCCACGACTTGAAAGTAAAGTACATCATCAACACCCACGAGCACCCAGACCACACGGCAGCAAACGCTTGGGCAAAGTTAAGTTTTAAAGAAGCTAAGCTCCTAATGCACCCCTTAGCTGCAGAAAACCTTAACTACTGGACAGAAAGCGAAGTGGGGGAGCTCGCAGGAGCAGAGTACTCACCCCAGCCAGACGAAGTAGTAAACGACGGAGACGTTATAAAAATTGGAAACCTCTCCCTTGAGGTTATCCACGCCCCGGGACACTCACCGGGAAGCATAGTTCTCTTCTCTCCGGAGACCAACGTGGCAATTGTCGGCGACCTGATTTTTAAGGGAAGCATAGGCCGTTACGACCTTCCGATGAGCGACTATACGACCCTTAAAAGATCCATAGTAAAGGTGCTAAACAGACTAAACCCCGACACCACAATAATTCCCGGACACGGCCCAAAAACCACAGTAAGAACTGAGGTCGCTGAAAATCCTTTCATAAGGGAATTCTTAGGATGA
- a CDS encoding metal-dependent hydrolase codes for MTAGTHVLAAISVAAIFNLPAIPAVAGSILPDVDLKKGLPFPPKRTLFNSHRGITHHVAIPILLFFIAIWIKDFVNLQLGIYLLSFTLGYASHLLLDSLNPLGIPYTTKYYPRFSLKLMKSGRTGEIFVILLLVSFLIFLVNQGKLGFETLFSGEILKAIKNLTKEVAG; via the coding sequence ATGACAGCCGGAACCCACGTCCTTGCAGCAATTTCTGTAGCAGCCATCTTTAACCTTCCGGCCATTCCTGCCGTGGCAGGGAGTATACTCCCTGACGTTGACCTTAAAAAAGGGCTGCCCTTTCCTCCTAAGAGGACGCTATTTAACAGCCACAGGGGAATCACCCACCACGTCGCCATTCCGATACTTCTGTTCTTCATAGCTATTTGGATAAAGGACTTTGTTAACTTACAGCTTGGCATTTACCTGTTGTCCTTTACCCTCGGTTACGCTTCCCACCTCTTACTTGATTCCCTTAACCCCTTAGGAATACCCTATACCACCAAATACTACCCAAGGTTTTCACTAAAACTAATGAAATCAGGTAGAACCGGAGAGATTTTTGTTATACTTCTCTTGGTTAGCTTCCTTATTTTCTTAGTAAACCAAGGAAAACTGGGTTTTGAAACCCTCTTTAGTGGAGAAATCCTGAAAGCGATAAAAAATCTGACGAAGGAGGTCGCAGGATGA
- the fsa gene encoding fructose-6-phosphate aldolase, with amino-acid sequence MKFFIDTADINEIKAAMEMGMVDGVTTNPTLISKTGRPFLEVAKEIVETVPGPVSLEVVSLDTQGMVDEARRLAKLGDNVVIKIPMTTEGLKAVKILSQEGIKTNVTLVFSPLQAILAAKAGATYVSPFVGRLDDIGHDGMELISQIVQIYDNYGFDTEIIVASIRHPQHVLQAALIGADIATIPFKVIKQLAKHPLTDVGLQRFLEDWAKVPDRDQIFR; translated from the coding sequence ATGAAGTTTTTTATTGATACCGCAGACATCAACGAGATAAAAGCCGCAATGGAAATGGGAATGGTTGATGGAGTAACAACAAATCCTACTCTCATCTCAAAGACCGGAAGACCGTTCCTTGAGGTTGCAAAGGAGATAGTAGAAACCGTTCCGGGGCCTGTAAGCCTTGAGGTGGTAAGCCTTGACACCCAAGGAATGGTTGACGAGGCAAGGAGACTTGCTAAGCTTGGCGATAACGTTGTTATCAAGATACCTATGACAACAGAAGGCCTTAAGGCAGTTAAGATACTCTCACAGGAAGGAATCAAGACAAACGTTACCCTTGTATTCTCTCCACTTCAGGCAATCCTCGCTGCCAAGGCAGGGGCAACCTACGTTTCACCCTTTGTTGGAAGGCTTGACGACATAGGACACGACGGAATGGAGCTCATATCCCAAATTGTTCAAATCTACGACAACTACGGTTTTGACACAGAGATTATAGTCGCAAGCATAAGACACCCACAGCACGTCCTTCAGGCAGCACTGATAGGCGCAGATATAGCAACAATTCCATTCAAAGTCATAAAGCAACTTGCAAAGCATCCACTAACAGACGTTGGACTTCAGAGATTCCTTGAGGACTGGGCAAAAGTTCCAGATAGAGACCAGATTTTCCGTTAG
- a CDS encoding GIY-YIG nuclease family protein: protein MEEKVRVNVPSFSLPKEVEDILKKIREGIPMKESSKIETGKHKVELKVLKTTDEDEPDSDLEKKAGCYIFVKENKAVYVGFVGKKINQEQKQDLKNRLKDHLKGKPDNSFVKNLIKKELGIDAKDITSEERKELIRRHTDLVITISTGNIKDEEAKKLARKLERWLICILEPKYNLE from the coding sequence ATGGAAGAAAAAGTAAGGGTAAACGTTCCTTCCTTTTCTCTACCTAAAGAAGTAGAAGATATTTTGAAAAAGATTCGTGAAGGAATACCAATGAAAGAAAGTAGCAAGATTGAAACTGGTAAACATAAAGTTGAACTTAAAGTACTAAAAACTACCGATGAAGATGAACCAGACTCAGATTTAGAGAAAAAAGCTGGATGCTATATTTTTGTAAAAGAAAATAAGGCAGTATATGTGGGTTTTGTTGGAAAGAAAATAAATCAAGAGCAGAAGCAAGATCTTAAAAATAGATTGAAGGATCACCTAAAGGGAAAGCCCGATAATAGCTTTGTGAAAAATTTAATAAAGAAAGAATTAGGAATAGATGCTAAAGACATCACATCAGAAGAGAGAAAAGAACTAATTAGAAGGCACACTGACCTTGTTATCACGATATCCACAGGCAATATAAAAGACGAAGAGGCAAAAAAATTAGCACGGAAATTAGAGAGATGGCTAATTTGTATTTTAGAACCTAAGTATAACCTTGAGTAG
- a CDS encoding KH domain-containing protein produces the protein MSALKEMVECVAKRLVDNPDAVSVTVTEGERTVVIELKVDPKDLGKVIGRQGRTAKALRTLLSAAATKMGKRAVLEIIE, from the coding sequence ATGTCTGCTCTAAAGGAGATGGTTGAGTGCGTTGCTAAGAGGCTCGTTGACAACCCAGATGCCGTTTCTGTAACGGTAACAGAAGGCGAAAGAACAGTTGTTATTGAGCTAAAGGTTGACCCAAAAGACCTTGGAAAGGTTATCGGTAGGCAGGGAAGAACTGCAAAGGCTTTAAGGACTCTCCTTTCTGCTGCAGCTACAAAGATGGGCAAGAGGGCTGTTCTTGAGATAATTGAGTAG
- the rpsP gene encoding 30S ribosomal protein S16 yields the protein MVKIRLKRMGRKKLPIYKIVVADARAKRDGKTIDILGTYNPKSKELQLDVEKVKEWLAKGAQPTDRVASLIKKVVQ from the coding sequence TTGGTAAAGATAAGATTAAAGAGAATGGGAAGGAAGAAGTTGCCAATCTATAAGATTGTAGTTGCAGACGCAAGGGCTAAGAGGGACGGAAAGACAATAGACATCCTTGGAACTTATAACCCAAAGTCTAAGGAGCTCCAGCTTGACGTTGAGAAAGTGAAGGAGTGGCTGGCAAAGGGTGCTCAGCCTACTGACAGGGTTGCGTCCCTCATCAAGAAGGTGGTTCAGTAG
- the ffh gene encoding signal recognition particle protein yields the protein MFDALAERVQSAIEKIARKGRIDKETLEKGLREIKLALLEADVNYKIVSDFIKDVREKALGAEVVKGVNPAQQLVKIVYDELVEALGGEAAKLDLKGKPAVILLIGLQGSGKTTTAAKLGAYLKKQGKKVLLTSADVYRPAAMLQLKKLGDKIGVPVFLMEEEKDAVKIAEKALEKAKSEGYDVLIIDTAGRLHIDEELLDEARRIRERVNPNETLFVIDSMTGQESVNIAKAFNDAVGMTGIILTKMDSDARGGVALSVKGVTGKPIKFAGTGEKIEDFEPFHPDRVASRILGMGDIVSLVEKAQEVIDEKKALSLQEKILSGEFTLEDFREQLRMIRKLGPLHQILSMIPGLGSQKMLKQLQQVIDEKKLKRIEAIIDSMTPEERRNHAIINASRKRRIARGSGTTVKEVDELLRQFAQAKMAMKQMRKMQKKLAKKGGRFPFPFF from the coding sequence ATGTTTGATGCTTTAGCAGAGAGAGTTCAGTCTGCTATAGAGAAAATTGCCAGAAAGGGCAGGATTGATAAAGAGACCTTAGAGAAAGGTTTAAGGGAGATAAAGCTTGCCCTTTTAGAGGCCGACGTAAACTACAAGATAGTCTCTGACTTCATTAAGGATGTAAGGGAAAAGGCCCTTGGTGCTGAGGTTGTAAAGGGTGTAAATCCTGCCCAACAGCTTGTAAAGATTGTTTACGATGAGCTTGTTGAAGCCCTCGGTGGAGAGGCTGCAAAGTTAGATCTAAAAGGAAAACCTGCCGTTATCCTTCTCATTGGTCTTCAGGGTTCTGGTAAGACGACAACTGCGGCAAAGCTTGGAGCTTACCTAAAAAAGCAGGGGAAGAAGGTTCTCCTTACCTCTGCCGACGTTTATAGGCCTGCTGCAATGCTCCAGCTTAAAAAGCTTGGAGATAAGATTGGAGTTCCTGTATTCCTTATGGAGGAGGAAAAGGACGCCGTAAAGATTGCCGAAAAAGCCCTTGAAAAGGCAAAGAGTGAGGGCTACGACGTCCTGATAATTGATACTGCAGGAAGGCTTCACATTGACGAGGAGCTCCTTGACGAGGCCAGAAGGATAAGGGAGAGGGTTAACCCAAATGAGACCCTCTTTGTCATTGACTCAATGACCGGACAGGAGTCTGTAAACATTGCCAAGGCCTTTAACGACGCCGTTGGAATGACGGGAATAATCCTTACAAAGATGGACTCTGATGCCCGTGGTGGTGTAGCCCTTTCTGTAAAGGGCGTTACGGGTAAACCGATTAAGTTTGCTGGAACTGGTGAAAAGATTGAGGACTTTGAGCCCTTCCATCCGGATAGGGTAGCCTCAAGAATCCTCGGTATGGGAGACATCGTTTCCCTCGTTGAGAAGGCTCAGGAAGTCATTGACGAGAAGAAGGCACTCTCCTTACAGGAGAAGATACTTTCTGGAGAGTTTACCTTAGAGGACTTCCGTGAGCAGCTCAGGATGATAAGGAAGCTTGGTCCCCTTCACCAGATACTCAGTATGATACCGGGACTTGGAAGTCAAAAGATGTTAAAACAGCTCCAGCAAGTTATAGATGAGAAGAAGCTCAAGAGGATAGAGGCGATAATAGACTCTATGACCCCTGAAGAGAGGAGAAACCACGCAATTATCAACGCAAGCAGGAAGAGGAGAATCGCCAGAGGTAGTGGAACGACGGTTAAAGAGGTTGATGAGCTTTTACGGCAGTTTGCACAGGCCAAGATGGCAATGAAGCAGATGAGAAAGATGCAGAAAAAATTGGCGAAGAAGGGAGGAAGATTCCCCTTCCCCTTCTTTTAG
- a CDS encoding MBL fold metallo-hydrolase — translation MENLVIVYDNRATEGFKADWGFSALVELEDELILFDTGANPEILKENLERAGVAPEEIDIVFISHNHWDHTGGLSFILERNKEIELFVPESDCNRFEELLPETAVCVPVSEPVQISERALSTGVLPTGMDSPKEEQALIVNTPAGYLLLTGCAHPGVVEIAKKAVSICKEELFLIAGGFHLNEASEEEAERTAKELLELTQLVAPCHCTGDLAIEVFRRIFGDRFIEVAAGVEIPLEEDVNV, via the coding sequence ATGGAGAACTTGGTGATTGTTTACGACAATAGAGCAACTGAAGGTTTTAAGGCTGACTGGGGATTTTCGGCTTTAGTTGAGCTTGAGGATGAGTTAATCCTTTTTGATACCGGTGCGAACCCTGAAATTTTGAAGGAGAACCTTGAGAGGGCTGGAGTAGCTCCAGAGGAGATTGACATTGTCTTTATATCCCACAACCACTGGGACCACACCGGAGGGCTTTCATTTATCTTGGAGAGAAATAAGGAGATAGAGCTCTTTGTTCCTGAGAGTGACTGCAACCGCTTTGAGGAGCTCCTTCCAGAAACCGCCGTCTGCGTTCCGGTTTCTGAACCTGTTCAAATTTCTGAGAGAGCTCTCTCTACGGGAGTCCTTCCAACGGGAATGGATAGTCCTAAGGAAGAGCAGGCGCTTATCGTTAACACGCCGGCAGGATACCTCCTCCTTACCGGCTGTGCCCATCCCGGGGTAGTTGAGATTGCCAAAAAGGCCGTCTCTATCTGTAAAGAGGAACTCTTCCTCATAGCTGGAGGTTTCCACCTAAATGAAGCCTCAGAGGAGGAGGCTGAGAGGACGGCCAAGGAGCTCCTTGAGCTAACCCAGCTTGTAGCTCCCTGCCACTGCACGGGAGATTTAGCCATAGAAGTGTTCCGCCGTATTTTTGGAGATAGGTTCATAGAAGTTGCTGCTGGCGTGGAAATTCCCTTAGAGGAGGATGTTAATGTTTGA